Genomic window (Drosophila sulfurigaster albostrigata strain 15112-1811.04 chromosome 2R, ASM2355843v2, whole genome shotgun sequence):
CTTAAAAgggtttttttaaatactactTGTTGTAGAGCTTTAATCcatttcacatattttaaCTCTTTGGTTATAGTTGAAATGCAGTTTAATATACTTTTCAATGGTTTTTACACAAttccatttaatatttattttcgaaacGCAAGCTGGTTAACAAATTGGTTTATAAGTTAATGTAAATTACgtaaaataaactttactTATCTATTAATAACTATTTTATTACTAAGCGAGCAGCATTTAAATAGCATCATTTACATAGATAAAATTACATACACCAttctcaaattatttataatataaaatcattaatattttaatatgttttccattgttagtttaattttttgttttaaaaaagaaaataatttttgactTCACTGTTTAATCACTACAAAcctatgttttattttttgtttgataaCTATCAATTCATTGAACCCTTATCAGTAAAGAGTAAATATTGACTCTctaattttttctctttgtctCTTCGTGGCTTTTTAATCATGCTCTTTCGATTCGGTTTACTTAGTCATTTTACAACGTGCTTGATAAGCAAACTTGCAGTTGCGTTAGGGAATGTGATACAGTCGCATTTGAAAGGGCTTTTTCAATAGCTTAAATAATTTGACACTGAAGCAGCTAAGTATAATTATGGACAATCCAATGCGACCAAAAAGCATCGAAATAATATCCAAACTGTAGTATTGCATAAAGGATATATCCTGATCGGAGAGGCGCATATGTGGAGCTCCCTTATGTCGTATCACATATTCCGTCCACCAAACTGCAGTTTCCAGAGGAGTCATCGGCTGATCTCGAAGTCGCGTGGCCATCTGTTTGGCCTTCTGGGCATATGTGGGATTCTCAATCACCTCTTTGATTGCCTGTAGTGTACTCTCCACAGTCATTGTGCCAATGTCCAAAACCTGGGCAACGCCAGCTTGTCTCATGCGTTCGGCATTGCCAAATTGATCATAATACATCGGCACACAAATCATCGGTACACCACTAAACGCTGCCTCAATAATGCTTAGAATCCCTCCATGTGTAATGAACAGCTTTAAATTCGGATGCGAAAGTAGCTTGCGCTGAGGTAACATTTGcttcatataaattttatcCGATTTATGGATAGGGTTTTCTAGCTCTGATTTCCAAATGATGTGCCACGGTAATTGCTCAAAAGCTTCTTCTAATATTTTCAGCATGTGCGGGGGAAGCCATTTGTTAACGATTTCCAGGCCCATGGAAAAGTAAATGACACCATCAACTGCCTCATCCATGAAACGTTGGAGTTCCGGCTCGAGATCTTCAATGAATGCGTTCATATGCATACCGGCAATTTCAATTACGTTGGGTACATTGGATCTTGCGCGTCCTAAGCTAAAATGATGATTGATCAACATCAGTGAGAAATTATGCCGGATTTCATAGAGACTCTCCGCAGGTCGATTAAAGAAGTGCTTGTACAGGTGAACTTGCTTGGGCAGAAAAACCATGCTATCTATAAGCCACTCCTCTGTGATATATACCCAATTTGTGAATCTATCGAACATGCTAATGCCATTTGAATATCCCTCGGGCTGCATTGGCTCGTACACACTGGGAGCTTTGTTGCCGGCCAAATAGTCGATGTTCCAGGCTGTGCCATAGGCCGATAGTCCCACCAAAGGTGCTTTAAAATGCTGCGCGAAACCGTAAAGAGCATCTGTATGAGAGGCCTGTACAATAATCATATCGAAATGTTCATTAGGATCACGTAACAATCCCTGAACTTTGGGATCGCTTAGAATATAATACGAAGAATTACGGAAAAACGTCGATATGATTGATGATTTTCCCCACTTCGATAAGGGATAAGTCCCCTCAAAATCAAAGTCAAgcaaatctaaaataaaatattcaattcaagttatctacaacaaaaatatattagcCATTTGCTTACCATTTAATAGCTGATCCATTAGTTTAATTCGAATGTGCCGCACACCCTCAATATCTTCCAAGTGATTATATGAGGAGACTATGGTAACCTGATGACCATTCTGAACAAGGGCCTTCATGTACGGTGCCACCAGCAGAAAAGGCGCTGGGAAACTATATGAGAACACTGCCAATATCTGAGCGGCATGAGTCAATGACAAGCACAGCCCAAGGACTGCCAAAGCACTGGCTATGTGCCCTACCATGTTGCACAACGTCCGTACATTTCACAGCTCATTCGTGTACTGAGgttaattattgaaattttcgaTACCACTCCCATAGCTTGACTGCTAATGTTGAAGAGCGTAGTTCGCTAATCTTATCATTCAGCAATGCCATTGCCAGTTGGTGAGCGATTTGAGTGGCAACACTTGATATAGTCAGTTGGATTCCACATGTGCTTCGCTTTGGTTCTGTTTCGCTAAGAGCGATTTAAGTTTAGAATGCGCCTGCAACGCCCGCCGCTTAAGGTGGTTGGCCTTGCAGCGCTCTTGCTTCCTGTGGGTCAAATATGGGCTGCCAGAATACTACTTATATTTCCCTTTGAAATGCAGTCGCAGTGTAATCTCTTGACGCAATATTTGCAAGCATTGCTGGATCGTGGTCATGACTTGACTTTAATACACGCGTTTGCA
Coding sequences:
- the LOC133837588 gene encoding UDP-glucosyltransferase 2; its protein translation is MVGHIASALAVLGLCLSLTHAAQILAVFSYSFPAPFLLVAPYMKALVQNGHQVTIVSSYNHLEDIEGVRHIRIKLMDQLLNDLLDFDFEGTYPLSKWGKSSIISTFFRNSSYYILSDPKVQGLLRDPNEHFDMIIVQASHTDALYGFAQHFKAPLVGLSAYGTAWNIDYLAGNKAPSVYEPMQPEGYSNGISMFDRFTNWVYITEEWLIDSMVFLPKQVHLYKHFFNRPAESLYEIRHNFSLMLINHHFSLGRARSNVPNVIEIAGMHMNAFIEDLEPELQRFMDEAVDGVIYFSMGLEIVNKWLPPHMLKILEEAFEQLPWHIIWKSELENPIHKSDKIYMKQMLPQRKLLSHPNLKLFITHGGILSIIEAAFSGVPMICVPMYYDQFGNAERMRQAGVAQVLDIGTMTVESTLQAIKEVIENPTYAQKAKQMATRLRDQPMTPLETAVWWTEYVIRHKGAPHMRLSDQDISFMQYYSLDIISMLFGRIGLSIIILSCFSVKLFKLLKKPFQMRLYHIP